In Gossypium hirsutum isolate 1008001.06 chromosome D06, Gossypium_hirsutum_v2.1, whole genome shotgun sequence, one genomic interval encodes:
- the LOC107930573 gene encoding elicitor-responsive protein 3: MSIQGLPFEVTVVGCYNLEDKEWISKQDPYVCVEYGSAKYRTRTCTDGGKNPTFQEKFVFTLIEGLKELNVVVWNSNTIVADDHIGTGRVQLHKVLSQGFDDCTWPLQSKYGRHAGEVRLILHYSNAKAPQPQKSKCKTKSIEEYVPSAPFSQVSPYGYPPAPSAAPYPTMSYAAPSYYKSCPTAAPAAVGYPHHAPLAPYLPQTYPPPPPQASTYYPPAPTGIYPPPPY, translated from the exons TCGTTGGATGCTATAACTTGGAGGACAAGGAATGGATATCAAAACAAGATCCTTATGTTTGTGTCGAATATGGAAGTGCTAAGTATAGGACTAGAACCTGCACTG atGGAGGGAAGAATCCTACTTTTCAGGAGAAATTCGTATTTACGCTTATCGAAGGCCTCAAGGAACTGAATGTGGTCGTTTGGAACAGCAACACGATCGTCGCCGATGATCACATCGGAACTGGAAG GGTTCAACTCCATAAAGTCCTTTCCCAAGGTTTTGATGATTGTACTTGGCCACTTCAAAGTAAATATGGCAG GCATGCTGGGGAAGTGAGGCTCATATTACATTACTCCAATGCCAAAGCCCCA CAACCACAAAAATCAAAATGCAAGACAAAATCAATTGAAGAATATGTACCATCTGCACCTTTCAGCCAGGTCTCACCATATGGTTACCCACCAGCACCATCAGCAGCTCCTTACCCAACAATGTCATATGCAGCTCCATCTTATTACAAGTCATGTCCTACAGCAGCCCCTGCTGCTGTAGGTTACCCTCACCATGCCCCTCTTGCACCTTATCTACCACAAACAtacccaccaccaccaccacaggCCTCAACTTATTATCCACCAG CTCCGACCGGAATCTATCCTCCACCACCCTATTGA